One genomic region from Astyanax mexicanus isolate ESR-SI-001 unplaced genomic scaffold, AstMex3_surface scaffold_36, whole genome shotgun sequence encodes:
- the LOC103024615 gene encoding uncharacterized protein LOC103024615, with translation MAYCAIRLRSKADVLKKGKRFCLDVFAVVPASTHLCLSMGQAETKSEPSLGTRGQLQKWIEEHSQAAGHMSEVRQLVLVGPKGSGKSSSGNSILGREAFKTGTRTLICQTEICKVEDHIVILVDTPALTGKKNSNQEVTRVIKKACQDLLELPVVFLLVVPMGWNVKKIQDYKPVLIQALGNVSPDYVMVLLTHADQMDQQEETMEESILRKGGLLQLTTGRCGGWSYVLNIAESNRTQILELLKKVDRMMQDRNPKEQSGKKDMSEKLDKPQTLEEGADYSVAISHQRRRVQKRVDVIRNSERIIAENKGLLRKLRDDIETLEEDLKEAVGEEQKQALVKKIQVKAEDIKAKEEKIQLHIEVLQTLQQQVEEKRHLISEMEKEMKGKEKEYAKTQQEPPERKETAGQIHSIRKNLQKLEDQLKNKREEEEEQTRGRNLEYRAQLQKIKENMGA, from the exons ATGGCTTACTGTGCAATAAGGTTGAGATCAAAGGCCGATGTGTTAAAAAAAGGAAAGCGCTTCTGCCTGGACGTGTTTGCTGTTGTTCCAGCAAGTACACACCTTTGTTTAAGCATGGGACAAGCAGAGACTAAATCTGAGCCTTCACTG GGCACAAGAGGACAGCTGCAGAAATGGATAGAAGAGCATTCACAAG CTGCAGGTCACATGAGCGAAGTGCGTCAACTGGTTCTGGTGGGTCCCAAAGGCTCTGGCAAGAGTTCTTCAGGAAACAGCATTCTGGGCAGAGAGGCATTTAAAACAGGAACCAGAACATTAATCTGCCAGACTGAGATCTGTAAGGTAGAGGATCACATTGTAATTTTAGTGGACACTCCGGCCCTGACCGGTAAAAAGAATTCTAACCAGGAGGTGACAAGGGTCATTAAGAAAGCATGCCAGGATCTCCTGGAACTGCCGGTCGTGTTTCTGTTGGTAGTGCCAATGGGATGGAATGTGAAGAAGATCCAGGACTATAAGCCAGTGCTCATACAGGCTCTTGGTAACGTGTCACCAGACTATGTGATGGTGCTGCTAACCCATGCAGACCAGATGGATCAGCAGGAAGAAACCATGGAAGAAAGCATCCTCCGGAAGGGAGGACTGTTGCAGCTGACCACAGGTCGGTGTGGCGGATGGTCTTACGTGTTAAACATTGCAGAGAGTAATCGCACCCAGATCTTGGAGCTCCTTAAGAAAGTAGACAGGATGATGCAGGACAGAAATCCCAAGGAACAGTCCGGAAAGAAAGACATGAGTGAAAAGTTGGATAAACCCCAAACACTGGAGGAAGGAGCTGACTACAGTGTGGCTATTTCACACCAGAGGAGGAGAGTACAGAAAAGAGTCGACGTCATCAGAAACAGCGAGAGAATTATAGCAGAGAACAAAGGCCTGCTCAGGAAGCTGAGGGATGACATAGAGACTTTAGAAGAAGATCTTAAAGAGGCTGTAGGAGAGGAGCAGAAACAGGCCCTTGTGAAGAAGATCCAGGTAAAGGCAGAAGACATAAAGGCCAAGGAGGAAAAAATTCAGCTCCATATCGAAGTACTGCAGACTCTGCAGCAGCAAGTGGAGGAAAAACGGCATCTCATCAGTGAAATGGAGAAAGAGATGAAGGGGAAAGAGAAGGAATACGCAAAAACACAGCAGGAACCACCGGAGAGAAAGGAGACAGCAGGACAGATACACTCCATCAGGAAGAACTTACAGAAACTGGAAGACCAGTTGAAAAAtaagagagaggaggaagaggagcagacGAGAGGAAGGAATTTAGAGTACAGAGCACAGctacagaaaataaaagagaacaTGGGGGCTTAA